The Virgibacillus sp. MSP4-1 genome has a segment encoding these proteins:
- the spoIID gene encoding stage II sporulation protein D, with protein sequence MNIKKVSIFAALVMIAIVVIIPTAIVTPFIGAGTNDNYQVKTTAAKDSPDEQAAAKEDSYVVSVFRSQEETVDNVPLEKYVAGVVASEMPAEFELEALKAQALAARTYIVKYVLNKEENQKQEPITDTVQHQVYKSESELKEQWKGDFTWKMKKIKKAVKATRGEIITYKGNPITPSFFSTSNGYTENAEDYWQNPVPYLISVESPWDQQSPKFEDQKIVTIKEAEKALGINFSSNPVLKDIKRTSSNRVESIKIAGKNFTGREVREALGLRSSDFKIQHKNEHLIFTTKGYGHGVGMSQYGANGMAKEGNTYKDIIKHYYKGTKISQIESNAERVMVLNE encoded by the coding sequence GTGAACATCAAAAAGGTCAGTATATTCGCCGCACTTGTCATGATTGCCATCGTTGTCATTATCCCCACCGCTATTGTGACCCCCTTTATCGGTGCAGGAACCAACGATAATTATCAGGTGAAAACAACAGCCGCAAAAGATTCACCAGATGAACAGGCAGCCGCAAAAGAGGATTCCTACGTTGTCTCCGTTTTCCGTTCTCAGGAAGAAACGGTCGATAACGTACCCCTGGAGAAATACGTCGCAGGAGTAGTAGCCTCCGAAATGCCTGCAGAGTTTGAGCTCGAGGCTCTCAAAGCACAGGCGCTCGCAGCCAGAACATATATTGTGAAGTATGTGCTGAATAAAGAAGAGAATCAAAAACAGGAGCCCATCACAGACACGGTTCAGCATCAGGTTTACAAAAGCGAGTCCGAACTGAAGGAGCAATGGAAGGGGGACTTCACCTGGAAAATGAAGAAGATCAAGAAGGCAGTCAAGGCCACCCGGGGAGAAATTATTACGTATAAGGGCAACCCCATTACCCCTTCCTTTTTCTCAACCAGCAATGGCTATACCGAAAACGCCGAGGATTACTGGCAAAACCCAGTCCCTTATTTAATCAGTGTGGAAAGCCCGTGGGATCAGCAGTCTCCTAAATTTGAAGATCAGAAAATCGTGACCATTAAAGAAGCTGAAAAAGCACTCGGAATCAACTTCAGCTCCAATCCGGTTTTAAAGGATATCAAGCGTACCAGCAGCAACAGAGTCGAATCCATTAAAATTGCCGGTAAAAATTTCACTGGCCGCGAAGTTCGGGAAGCTTTAGGCCTCCGATCCAGTGACTTTAAAATTCAGCATAAAAACGAGCATCTCATTTTCACCACGAAAGGCTACGGTCACGGCGTCGGCATGAGCCAATACGGCGCAAACGGAATGGCCAAGGAAGGCAATACGTATAAAGATATTATTAAACATTACTATAAAGGAACAAAAATTTCCCAAATTGAATCCAACGCTGAACGTGTGATGGTGTTGAACGAATAG
- a CDS encoding nuclease-related domain-containing protein, with amino-acid sequence MIVKQREMPLIIPQLQALDYRLPEQHLKRPIIRGELSKQIIGYQGEKSVDYQLSHLPLNKYYILHNLRLPDNKSFFQIDTLLLSYYYILNMEIKNFGGSIYFDDHFGQVIQTQNGKEKALPDPIYQINRQELQLEKWLRRHNFPFVPIESIVVFGNANTTIKAEPGSPAFEKVMHSAKILKKLEEFDQKYKYASLKRNQVQSISDTLIKEHTPKRQDILRKYSISESEVIKGTRCPRCSAVPIQRQKRKWICHKCGFSSKKAHLDSLQDYALLFSPTITNQQFREFFSIPSPSTASKMLANSEFKKNGHTKGTKYTIPLNF; translated from the coding sequence ATGATTGTAAAGCAAAGGGAAATGCCATTGATTATTCCTCAGCTGCAGGCACTGGATTACAGGTTGCCGGAACAGCATTTGAAGAGACCTATTATCAGGGGGGAATTAAGTAAACAGATCATCGGCTATCAGGGGGAGAAGTCGGTGGATTATCAGCTCAGCCATTTGCCTCTGAACAAATACTACATCTTACATAATCTGCGACTGCCGGATAACAAAAGTTTCTTTCAAATCGATACGTTACTGCTTTCGTATTACTATATCTTAAATATGGAGATAAAAAATTTTGGAGGGTCCATCTATTTTGATGATCATTTTGGACAGGTGATCCAAACGCAAAATGGAAAAGAAAAGGCCTTACCTGATCCCATCTATCAAATAAATAGACAGGAGCTGCAATTGGAGAAATGGCTGAGAAGACACAATTTCCCTTTTGTACCTATAGAATCTATCGTAGTATTTGGTAATGCCAACACGACCATAAAAGCAGAGCCGGGAAGTCCGGCCTTTGAAAAGGTGATGCACAGCGCTAAAATACTTAAAAAGCTAGAGGAATTTGATCAGAAGTATAAGTATGCTTCATTGAAACGGAATCAAGTCCAAAGTATATCGGATACTCTCATAAAGGAGCATACCCCCAAAAGGCAGGATATACTAAGGAAATATTCGATATCTGAGTCTGAGGTTATTAAGGGAACCCGCTGCCCGCGATGTTCTGCCGTGCCGATTCAGCGTCAAAAGAGGAAGTGGATTTGCCATAAGTGCGGATTCTCTTCCAAAAAGGCACATCTCGACTCACTTCAGGATTATGCCCTTCTGTTTAGCCCCACAATAACCAACCAGCAATTTCGGGAATTTTTCTCCATCCCAAGCCCTTCCACTGCATCCAAAATGCTGGCGAACTCGGAATTTAAAAAGAACGGACATACAAAAGGAACAAAATATACGATTCCTCTTAATTTTTAA
- a CDS encoding YwmB family TATA-box binding protein encodes MNKIYKKAIISISLLIFFMNLNLTAPEAEASHHLQPLNEIYSFFQNEQLKLTEWQVLMRDKVKLESGSVEQILNRQFPDASVDVQKLDNQAEKIIINNHNKIGGFTEQLSIVHQKNSATAEFKYVLTGKKWGENVEKRVRQTLNQQVLRLFDKMPAIFTCMRAQTSDNIKSNYLVDKFQEQTNMDKLKTLNEKNFNTVSGYIHKWTIDEIPISQREKMNVQMAVRNGLAHGSNVIIGTPILVTEY; translated from the coding sequence ATGAATAAAATCTATAAAAAAGCCATCATATCTATTAGTCTATTAATTTTCTTTATGAACCTCAATCTGACTGCCCCCGAGGCTGAGGCGTCCCATCATCTGCAGCCATTAAATGAGATCTATTCGTTTTTTCAGAATGAGCAATTAAAGCTTACAGAGTGGCAGGTCCTGATGCGTGATAAGGTAAAGCTGGAATCCGGAAGTGTGGAGCAAATTTTGAACCGTCAATTCCCTGATGCGTCCGTTGATGTTCAAAAGCTGGATAACCAGGCCGAAAAAATTATAATAAACAACCATAATAAAATAGGCGGCTTTACCGAACAGTTATCCATAGTGCACCAGAAAAATTCTGCTACAGCTGAATTTAAATATGTACTAACAGGAAAAAAGTGGGGCGAAAATGTCGAAAAAAGGGTAAGACAAACATTAAATCAGCAAGTTTTGCGATTATTCGACAAAATGCCTGCGATTTTCACTTGTATGAGGGCACAAACTAGTGATAATATTAAAAGTAATTATTTGGTTGATAAATTTCAGGAACAGACGAACATGGATAAGCTTAAAACGTTGAATGAAAAAAATTTTAACACCGTATCAGGATATATTCACAAATGGACGATAGATGAAATACCTATATCACAGAGAGAAAAAATGAATGTTCAAATGGCTGTACGAAACGGTTTGGCGCATGGATCGAATGTCATTATAGGAACGCCAATCCTTGTAACTGAATATTAA
- a CDS encoding DUF1146 family protein, whose translation MESIGITALTGLVSHIVFFVLTWKVLEGMRMEQFFKKGKVMEARILFILVCITIGTTASNFFLDILSWAQDLIYLF comes from the coding sequence ATGGAATCAATTGGAATAACAGCACTAACAGGCTTAGTTTCACATATTGTATTTTTTGTGCTTACATGGAAGGTTCTCGAGGGAATGCGGATGGAACAGTTTTTCAAAAAAGGCAAGGTCATGGAAGCCCGGATCTTGTTTATCCTTGTCTGCATAACCATCGGGACAACAGCCAGCAACTTCTTCCTGGATATCCTTTCCTGGGCACAGGATTTAATCTATTTATTTTAA
- a CDS encoding NuoM family protein — protein MGILTLLVFSPVIGILALLFTKNSDDPKRPQVLSLMAAFVPLLLSVLVFVQFQAGNSLTEQVSWMTFQVVERTLTLDYELAANGFSVVLILLTTVVSLLAMLSARWLIGKDVKWFFILMFILEMGILGVFSADNLILFFVFFEITLIPMFFLIGKWGGTDREEAAFRYIIYNGLGSMLLLLAITVIFVNAGNTNFSVVAEYFTRGEQEGLQLGIAIALLLAFGVKLPIFPLHSWMVKVHVHAPPSLVMIHAGVLLKIGAYGLIQFGVAFFPEAFGKLAPVIAILGLINLLYGAFLAFVQNELRAVLAYSSISHMGLILLGMAALNEAGIQGAIFQAVSHGLISALFFLLVGILLVRTQTTRLERLSGLARLTPLLAGFFLAAAFAGFGLPGMSGFVSEFTVFLGIFENMPVVGVLGTLGLIMTVVYFLRAILNMTFGSYRNTFGNLKDLNMDEGLSATTLLLCIIGIGVFPNSIARTIQQTLETILMGIGG, from the coding sequence ATGGGTATCCTTACCTTGCTAGTATTTTCCCCTGTCATTGGCATTCTGGCTTTGCTGTTTACGAAAAATTCGGATGATCCAAAACGCCCGCAAGTACTGTCATTGATGGCAGCCTTTGTTCCTCTCCTCCTTTCTGTTCTGGTATTTGTCCAGTTTCAGGCCGGGAACAGCCTGACAGAGCAGGTATCGTGGATGACGTTTCAGGTGGTCGAGCGGACATTAACCCTGGATTATGAACTGGCAGCAAATGGATTTAGCGTGGTCTTGATTTTGCTGACCACGGTCGTTTCGTTACTTGCTATGCTATCAGCACGGTGGCTGATTGGCAAAGACGTAAAATGGTTTTTTATCCTCATGTTTATTCTGGAAATGGGAATTCTCGGGGTGTTTTCCGCGGATAACCTGATCCTTTTCTTCGTATTTTTCGAAATTACCCTTATTCCGATGTTTTTTTTGATCGGCAAATGGGGCGGCACGGATCGGGAGGAAGCAGCCTTTCGCTATATCATTTATAACGGTTTGGGATCGATGCTGCTCTTACTGGCGATTACCGTTATATTTGTGAATGCTGGCAACACGAATTTTTCAGTCGTGGCGGAATATTTCACCCGCGGGGAACAGGAAGGTCTTCAGCTGGGAATCGCCATCGCATTATTGCTTGCCTTTGGCGTCAAACTGCCCATTTTCCCGCTTCATTCCTGGATGGTCAAGGTCCACGTCCATGCACCACCGTCTCTGGTGATGATTCATGCAGGGGTATTGTTAAAAATCGGTGCTTATGGACTGATCCAATTCGGGGTAGCCTTCTTTCCGGAGGCTTTTGGAAAACTGGCACCGGTGATCGCCATCCTGGGATTAATAAATCTATTGTACGGGGCTTTTCTGGCCTTTGTGCAGAATGAGTTGCGGGCGGTGCTTGCGTATTCGAGTATTTCCCATATGGGCCTGATTCTCCTTGGGATGGCTGCTCTTAATGAGGCAGGCATTCAGGGGGCGATCTTTCAGGCCGTATCACATGGGTTAATTTCTGCATTATTTTTCCTGCTCGTAGGAATTTTGCTCGTGCGGACACAGACGACCCGTTTGGAACGACTGAGCGGTCTTGCCCGATTAACCCCGCTGCTCGCAGGATTTTTCCTGGCAGCCGCATTCGCAGGTTTTGGACTGCCTGGAATGAGTGGCTTTGTCAGTGAATTTACGGTTTTTCTCGGAATCTTTGAAAACATGCCCGTAGTTGGAGTGCTGGGAACACTAGGGTTAATCATGACCGTGGTCTATTTCCTTAGAGCCATACTAAATATGACATTCGGAAGCTATCGAAATACCTTTGGAAATCTTAAAGACTTAAACATGGATGAAGGGCTCTCAGCGACGACTTTGCTTCTGTGTATCATTGGCATCGGCGTATTTCCGAACTCGATTGCACGGACCATCCAGCAGACACTTGAAACCATACTTATGGGGATAGGAGGCTAA
- a CDS encoding polyprenyl synthetase family protein → MNEEIVVNTDSCYWLAEEKAADYFNRLYDQVHQKTYIPPLITDLKSWNHHRRHRHSLFSLFSSHRKKPESYNHYVKRLEQKGKLDDYLERSVSYIYLRDMGKDLSSPSTRIKVGNVVEHLKKQISQRKVSDLDAEQFNIAWLYRIAQKYQFESTMIWFIEKLKTISSVIPAEMDAEKAQLKLIKIITGVIINELEEKGKGMSPEELSRTLDTAVRLGYAYGLTYPFIDDLLDSKVLSEEEAKRYSEMIRTTLVTGSVPALGKWQGTNRHLVQFAHAELKKAFEYIKNHQTETTKNNFLEQAYVFFHAQEEDRNKDLSNGRYTNEEIFIPVILKSASSRLMIHVITSGENTEGLDQHTFYYGIYNQLSDDLRDMYSDLEEGTVTPYTYYLKHHKERPDLINPFELYWAVTHNLIHNIYHSDPKTCDVILGRAINGLKRLKAQFGTEKYHELMNQFASGIPKLNNLVQKISRKVDDVAFLDKLIRDQLIADLRNSSREQEEFFQSIEEIHPRINQMLTMPEEDAFPQDPIIDAANYSLSGDGKRLRPIVTWMMGVHGYGLKSSEMEPLIKSLEYMHTASLIFDDLPSQDNATIRRGKPTLHQVYRTSIAELTALFMTQRAVREETKLDGFDADTVLKVIHYSTKSTEEMCKGQVMDLNAKGKDLTLDEMNTISFYKTGLGFEVALVLPAMLAQAGESEISALKKFSRHFGITFQIKDDLLDVEGDQQQIGKNTGIDAENNHSNFVSILGAEGARKAMWDHYCEAMDALQEVPRNTAFLKQLLTYFVNRNH, encoded by the coding sequence ATGAATGAGGAGATTGTCGTAAATACCGATAGCTGCTATTGGCTGGCAGAGGAAAAAGCAGCCGACTATTTTAATAGATTATATGACCAGGTCCACCAAAAGACGTATATCCCGCCGCTGATAACAGATCTGAAATCCTGGAATCATCACCGCCGTCATCGTCATTCCCTTTTTTCTTTATTTTCATCACACAGAAAAAAGCCTGAAAGCTATAACCATTATGTAAAAAGGCTGGAACAGAAAGGGAAGCTCGATGACTATTTGGAGCGGAGTGTTTCCTATATTTACCTCAGAGATATGGGCAAGGATTTAAGTTCACCAAGTACCCGGATAAAGGTTGGGAATGTCGTGGAGCATCTGAAAAAGCAAATTTCCCAACGAAAAGTAAGCGATTTGGATGCTGAGCAGTTTAATATTGCCTGGCTGTACCGGATTGCTCAGAAATATCAGTTTGAGTCCACAATGATCTGGTTTATCGAGAAACTGAAGACAATCTCCTCCGTCATCCCGGCAGAAATGGATGCTGAAAAGGCTCAGCTAAAACTCATTAAAATCATTACCGGCGTAATAATTAATGAGCTGGAGGAAAAGGGGAAGGGAATGTCGCCCGAGGAGCTTTCCCGGACTCTGGATACAGCTGTCAGGCTCGGCTATGCTTATGGTCTGACCTATCCATTCATTGATGATTTACTGGACAGCAAGGTTTTATCAGAGGAAGAGGCAAAACGCTATTCCGAAATGATTCGGACAACCTTGGTAACGGGATCAGTACCAGCTCTAGGCAAGTGGCAAGGGACTAACAGACATTTGGTTCAATTTGCTCATGCAGAACTGAAAAAAGCCTTTGAATATATCAAAAATCATCAGACCGAAACTACGAAAAACAACTTTTTGGAACAGGCATATGTGTTTTTCCATGCACAGGAGGAAGACCGGAATAAGGATTTGTCCAATGGCCGTTATACCAACGAGGAGATCTTCATTCCTGTCATACTTAAATCGGCTTCATCCCGTTTGATGATCCATGTGATAACCAGTGGTGAAAATACGGAAGGCCTGGACCAGCACACCTTTTATTACGGCATATACAACCAGCTTTCAGATGATCTGAGAGACATGTACAGTGACCTGGAAGAGGGTACGGTAACTCCATATACCTATTATTTAAAACACCATAAAGAACGCCCCGACCTGATCAATCCATTTGAATTATACTGGGCCGTTACCCATAACCTGATTCATAACATCTATCACTCAGACCCAAAAACATGTGACGTCATTCTGGGACGTGCCATCAATGGTCTGAAACGGTTAAAAGCACAGTTTGGTACCGAAAAATATCATGAATTAATGAATCAATTTGCCTCGGGGATTCCGAAGCTCAACAACCTGGTACAAAAGATAAGTCGTAAAGTGGACGATGTGGCATTTTTAGATAAATTAATCAGAGATCAGCTGATTGCCGACCTACGAAACAGCAGCAGGGAACAGGAGGAATTTTTCCAAAGCATTGAGGAAATTCATCCCCGGATTAACCAAATGTTAACGATGCCTGAAGAGGATGCATTCCCGCAGGATCCCATTATTGATGCGGCCAATTACAGTCTGAGCGGGGATGGGAAGCGGCTCCGGCCGATTGTGACCTGGATGATGGGTGTGCATGGATATGGCCTGAAAAGTTCGGAAATGGAGCCATTAATCAAATCCTTGGAATACATGCATACCGCTTCCCTGATATTTGATGATCTTCCATCTCAGGACAATGCAACGATCCGAAGAGGAAAGCCCACCCTGCATCAGGTATATCGTACAAGTATCGCGGAATTAACGGCGCTCTTTATGACGCAGCGGGCGGTCAGGGAGGAGACGAAGCTTGATGGCTTTGACGCAGACACCGTTCTTAAGGTGATTCACTATTCCACCAAATCAACTGAGGAAATGTGTAAGGGCCAGGTGATGGATCTAAACGCAAAAGGAAAAGATCTGACCCTGGACGAAATGAACACCATTTCCTTTTATAAAACCGGTCTTGGATTTGAAGTTGCCCTCGTTCTTCCAGCGATGCTTGCCCAGGCTGGAGAAAGCGAGATCAGTGCTCTGAAAAAATTCTCCCGCCATTTCGGGATTACCTTTCAGATTAAAGATGATCTGCTGGATGTGGAAGGAGATCAGCAGCAAATCGGAAAAAATACCGGTATCGACGCCGAGAACAACCATTCAAACTTTGTCTCCATTTTAGGAGCAGAAGGGGCCAGAAAAGCAATGTGGGATCATTATTGTGAGGCCATGGACGCCTTGCAGGAAGTCCCCCGGAATACCGCCTTTTTAAAGCAACTGTTAACCTATTTTGTAAACCGCAATCATTAA
- the murA gene encoding UDP-N-acetylglucosamine 1-carboxyvinyltransferase, translating into MDKIIVSGGRQLKGTVKVSGAKNAVLPVIAASIMASEGKSVIHEVPALADVETMSEVIRNMNVNVLSHDHTLVIDSARPLTTEAPLEYVRKMRASVLVLGPLLARYGHAKVAMPGGCAIGSRPIDQHLKGFEAMGAKVHVGNGFVEAYTDGRLKGAKIYLDVPSVGATENVMMAAALAEGKTILENCAREPEIVDLANFLNKMGAKVIGAGTETIKIEGVDSLKGTEHTTIPDRIEAGTFMAAAAITRGNVYVKGAVADHLTSTISKLEEMGVIIEEEEEGLRVIGPEELKSVNVKTLPYPGFPTDMQPQIMTLAMKAEGTSVISETVFENRFMHVEEFGRINGNIRIEGRSAIVEGPVDLQGAEVTATDLRAAAALIIAGLVADGYTRVTELKHLDRGYVNIVGKLKQLGADIIRVRDASEEQEEEEVMTEADDQISSL; encoded by the coding sequence TTGGATAAAATCATCGTAAGTGGTGGGAGGCAGCTTAAGGGTACCGTGAAGGTCTCCGGTGCTAAAAATGCTGTCCTGCCCGTCATTGCAGCAAGTATAATGGCAAGTGAAGGCAAAAGTGTGATTCATGAAGTACCAGCACTCGCTGATGTGGAAACCATGAGTGAAGTGATTCGAAACATGAATGTGAACGTATTATCTCATGATCATACACTCGTTATAGATTCAGCAAGACCTTTAACAACAGAAGCACCACTCGAATACGTAAGAAAAATGCGCGCATCTGTCCTTGTTTTAGGTCCTCTTCTTGCACGCTATGGCCACGCGAAAGTAGCCATGCCGGGTGGCTGTGCAATTGGCTCCAGACCCATTGACCAGCATTTGAAAGGCTTTGAAGCGATGGGAGCCAAAGTACATGTTGGAAATGGTTTTGTTGAAGCCTATACAGACGGTCGATTAAAAGGTGCAAAAATATATTTAGACGTCCCAAGTGTAGGCGCCACAGAGAATGTTATGATGGCCGCCGCACTGGCTGAAGGAAAAACCATACTGGAAAACTGCGCCAGAGAGCCCGAAATTGTTGACCTGGCCAATTTCTTAAATAAGATGGGGGCTAAAGTCATTGGTGCCGGAACCGAAACGATCAAAATTGAAGGTGTAGACTCTCTTAAAGGAACCGAGCACACAACTATTCCGGACCGAATTGAAGCCGGAACATTTATGGCTGCAGCTGCCATCACACGTGGAAATGTTTATGTTAAAGGCGCAGTCGCCGATCATTTGACCTCAACCATATCAAAACTGGAAGAGATGGGGGTCATTATTGAAGAGGAAGAAGAAGGGCTACGCGTAATAGGCCCTGAAGAACTTAAGTCGGTCAATGTAAAAACGCTGCCATATCCGGGATTCCCTACAGATATGCAGCCACAGATTATGACACTCGCGATGAAAGCAGAAGGCACAAGTGTCATTAGTGAAACGGTATTCGAAAACCGTTTTATGCATGTCGAGGAATTCGGACGGATCAACGGAAATATTCGTATCGAAGGCAGAAGCGCAATCGTTGAAGGTCCAGTTGACCTGCAGGGAGCTGAAGTTACAGCAACCGACCTGCGTGCAGCCGCAGCTTTAATCATAGCCGGATTAGTAGCTGACGGTTATACACGTGTGACCGAATTAAAGCATCTGGACCGTGGATACGTAAACATTGTAGGTAAGCTGAAACAATTGGGTGCAGATATTATCCGGGTAAGAGATGCCTCTGAAGAACAAGAGGAAGAAGAAGTGATGACAGAAGCTGATGATCAGATTAGCTCATTATAA
- the nuoN gene encoding NADH-quinone oxidoreductase subunit NuoN translates to MDLQTLRSFEWGMMAPEFTILIAGILLSLIDLFGKKQWKRHLPWLAIISIGISILFLAFQAGHPYVSILYDTYVFDPFSFYFKFILLLGSLLIFLMILSRSAHQEIEDKGEYVYLLLAALLGTMMMASSADLITLFVGLELLSLSSYIMVGLRKQHAHSNEGALKYVINGGIATAFTLFGMSYVYGVSGSTKLVDISREMSGSLGSGEPVALIGFIILFIGLGFKISTVPFHMWTPDVYQGAATPVSAFLSVISKAAGFMIIIRLFWDLFHSIGVAAENEALFEAMFGFVATVSILTMVVGNIIALRQRNMKRLLAYSSIGHAGYILIPLVSLTPMSLENIWFYLLAYVFMTIGAFMVVYILEEQKASEDVSIFTGLYKKSPGLAVVMTLFLASLAGIPGTAGFIGKLNIFIGAVIANPAQYLLAGMMALMTVISYIYYFNIFVQMFIRRPHEEEAPRITVLQWTPLLLCLIGTIGLGIFPFLALNFFS, encoded by the coding sequence ATGGATTTACAAACATTACGAAGCTTTGAATGGGGAATGATGGCACCAGAGTTCACCATTTTAATTGCGGGAATTTTGCTGTCCCTGATAGATTTATTTGGAAAAAAACAGTGGAAGAGGCATTTGCCTTGGCTTGCCATCATCAGCATTGGAATTTCTATCCTCTTCTTAGCGTTTCAGGCTGGGCATCCGTATGTGTCCATTCTCTATGATACGTATGTCTTTGACCCGTTTTCCTTTTACTTCAAATTCATCCTGCTGCTGGGGAGTCTGCTGATCTTCCTGATGATTTTATCAAGATCTGCTCATCAGGAAATTGAAGATAAAGGCGAATATGTCTACTTGCTTCTGGCGGCATTACTGGGAACCATGATGATGGCGTCCAGTGCCGACCTGATTACTCTGTTTGTAGGACTGGAGCTGCTGTCTTTATCCTCTTACATTATGGTTGGACTGCGGAAACAGCATGCTCACTCCAATGAAGGAGCGCTGAAATATGTGATAAATGGAGGAATTGCGACAGCTTTTACGCTTTTCGGCATGAGTTACGTCTACGGAGTATCAGGATCAACCAAACTTGTCGATATTTCCCGGGAAATGTCCGGTTCACTCGGAAGTGGGGAGCCGGTTGCCCTCATAGGATTTATCATATTGTTTATTGGACTCGGCTTTAAAATTTCCACCGTGCCCTTTCATATGTGGACTCCGGATGTGTACCAGGGTGCTGCGACTCCGGTCAGTGCGTTTTTAAGTGTCATTTCCAAAGCAGCTGGGTTTATGATCATCATTCGACTCTTTTGGGACCTTTTCCATTCCATTGGGGTGGCAGCAGAAAATGAGGCCCTTTTTGAAGCGATGTTTGGGTTTGTCGCTACCGTTTCTATTTTAACGATGGTGGTGGGAAATATTATCGCCCTCAGACAGCGGAACATGAAGCGGCTTCTTGCGTATTCAAGCATTGGCCACGCCGGTTATATCCTGATCCCGCTTGTCTCGTTAACACCGATGTCCCTGGAAAATATCTGGTTTTATCTCCTTGCCTATGTGTTTATGACGATAGGAGCCTTTATGGTGGTATACATACTGGAAGAGCAGAAAGCATCAGAGGATGTATCCATTTTCACAGGTTTATATAAAAAATCTCCCGGATTAGCTGTCGTGATGACCCTTTTCCTTGCTTCACTGGCTGGAATCCCGGGGACTGCAGGATTTATTGGAAAGCTGAATATTTTTATAGGAGCGGTGATCGCAAACCCCGCTCAATATCTGTTAGCCGGAATGATGGCACTTATGACCGTGATATCCTATATTTATTATTTCAATATATTCGTCCAGATGTTTATCCGCAGACCACACGAGGAAGAGGCGCCCAGGATTACGGTGCTGCAGTGGACTCCTTTACTCCTCTGTCTCATCGGCACCATTGGACTGGGAATTTTCCCGTTTTTAGCCTTGAACTTCTTTTCATAA